GACAAGGTCGTTGCCTCGTATGACGAGCTGTACGAAGCGCATCCGCTCGAATTCCACCTCGGCTATGTCGGCGGTCTCGAAAGTGTGTTCACGCCCTTTTTCAAGCTGCTGATCGATCACCGCGACAAGCTGTTCGCTGGAGGCGACACGCGCGTCGCCTCGCTGATGCTCTGGCATTTCTGCGAAGAGATCGAGCATCGCAGTTCGGGCCTGATCATCTACGATCATGTCGTTGGCCGCTATCTCTACCGCATTGCCAATTACCGCCGATATATGGCGCATTCGGGCGGGCTGTTCAAAATGATGGGCGAGGAATTCGTCCGCCATATCGACGATGTCCCGGCCGATATCCTCCTGCGCAACAAGAGCGATCAGACGCTGCCGTTCAAGGCACGGATGCAGTCGCTGGCGGGCGTGCTCGCCGCGCAATTGCCCTGGCACGATCCGGTCCATGAGGCGCTGCCAGACTATTTCGCCGAATGGACCGGGCGCTATGATCGGGGCGAGGACATGACCCGCACTTATGGCGCGACATTGCAGGCTGCTTGAACACATTCAAATCGAGAGCTGTCTCCTATGGACATCCGACCAGAGGGATCTTCGACGCGGGTACCCAATCTCGCGCGCATCACTATCGCGCCAATCTTCCTTTTCATCGGCATGATCCATTTGCTGCGCCCCGGGTTCTTTGCGGCGATGATGCCACCCTCGATACCTGCGCCGCACGCGGTGATCATCGCGACCGGTCTCGCTGAATTAGCAGGTGCTATCGGATTGTTCCTGCCGCGTACCCGGTCGATCGCAGGGGTGATGCTCGCCCTCTACGCTGTTTGCGTTTACCCGGTGGACATCAATCACGCGGTGCACGACCTATCCACCGGGACGGGCGCGGGATGGCTTTACCACTATCCTCGCTTGTTCGCGCAGCCCTTGATCTGCTGGTGGGCGCTTGTTGCAGGAAAGGTGGGCTTCTCACTGCACCGATGAGGCAGCAATGCGCCCTACATCGGTCCCTCAGCGAAGCGATTCTCTGTTCCAAGGACCGCCGTTCGTCGTGCCAATCGACCGCTTGAGTTGGCCGCGATCGATGTCGCGACAGCTCACGTGAGTTTTATAACAGCGCCGCCTCAGAAAGGCGGCGGCGCACTTTTCATAAGAGATCGAGATGATGTCCCTGGTTCAACATGACGCGATCCAACCCTTGCGGCTTGCCGTGCCGCAACAGCAGCTCGACGACCTCGCGGCACGGCTGGATATGACACGCTGGCCCGATCGCGAAACTGGCGAAGGCTGGTTCCAGGGGGTGCCGCTCGACGAGATGAAAGCGCTCTGCAACCATTGGCGCCACCATTATGACTGGCGGCGGTGCGAAGCCGAGATCAATCGCCGAGGTTCGTCGACCACCACGATTGACGGCTTGGCGATCCATTTCCTCCATATCCGCTCGGCCGAGCCCAGCGCGACGCCCCTCCTGCTCACCCACGGCTGGCCCGGATCGATCGTCGAGTTCCTCAAGGTAATCGACGCGCTCGCAGATCCCGTGCGCCACGGCGGCGAGGCCGCGGACGCCTTTCACCTCGTGATCCCGAGCATCCCGGGATACGGTTTTTCCGACAAGCCGCGCGAGCGCGGCTGGAATATCGAGCGCATCGCGCGCGCCTGGGCGGTCCTTATGGAGCGGCTTGGTTATGCCGACTATATCGCTCAGGGCGGTGACTGGGGCGCGGGGATTTCGCAGGCGATGGGCGCGCAGGCGCCTGCCGGGCTCGCCGCGATCCATCTCAATCTGCCGCTCGGCTTCCCGAGCGAAGCCGAGCGCGGCGCGCTCGACCCGGCCGAGACCGCGGTCATAGCGCAATTCACCGACCATCAGCTCTACAACCGTGCCTATTCGGAGGTGCAGCGGACGAAGCCGCAGTCGCTCGGCTACGGTCTTGCCGACAGCCCGGTGGCGCAGGCGGCCTGGATCTACGAGAAATTTTTTCTGTGGACCGACTGCGGCGGCCATCCGACCCATGTGCTGCATTATGATGAAATCCTCGACAACATCATGCTCTACTGGCTGACCAACAGCGGCACGAGCGCGGCGCGGCTCTATCATGAGAGTTCGACCAATTTCGCGGGCCACCAGGTCACTATCCCGGTGGGCGTGTCGAGTTTCCCGAAAGAGATATTGCGCTCGACGCGCAAATGGACCGAGCGGCTCTATCCGCGCTTCGTCAGCTGGACCGAGCCGGCGCGCGGCGGCCATTTCGCGGCGTTCGAACAGCCTGACCTGTTCGTCGACGAGCTGCGCCGCTTCCGCACCGCGCTGGCGACGCACCTGTCGTAACCTTCCCGTATCAGGAGATGATCTTGAGACACTTCACCGTGACGATCGCCCTTTGCCTCGCCGCTGCGCCGCTGGCCGCCGCGACGTCCGCGCCAAAGCCGATCATGGGCGACTGGATCACCGACGGCGGTAAATCGATTGTGCGGATCCAAGGCTGCGGCGCCAACATGTGCGGGCGCATCGTCAAGATCCTGAAACCCGATCCGGCGGCGCCCAAGACTGACACCAACAATCCCGATCCGGCGCTGCGCGCCCGGCCGCTGGCAGCGCTTCAGATCCTGACCGATTTCGTCCCCGATAGCGCGAAGTGGATCGGCTCGATCTACGATCCCCGATCGGGTCGGACCTACAAGAGCAAGGCGAGCCTGCTCCCCGACAACACGCTCCAGGTCGAAGGCTGCATCGCCTTCTTCTGTCAGGGCCAGGTCTGGACCCGCGCCCCCTCATGATGAGCGCGATGTTACGGCGCGATCTCCGCGCAAATGGCCGGGATAGTCGAGCGCAACGTCGGCATTAGGTCGCCGCAAAGGCAATGCGGGTGTAAGTGGTGGCATCACCTGAGATGCCGCCCGACATCGTATGGCTGCTGCTGATGGGGGGCTCCCCCAATCGATGGTGCAAAGCGGCAGCTACGCGCCCCATATCGGTCGTTCGATTGCCGCTCTAGCCCGCCTGAAAGCAGACATTCGAGATCGTTGATTTCGCGCTCGCTGGCCCGACTACCAAATTATCGATCCTTGGAATGCGACAGTGCGCGCAGCTTGCGCATCCGCGAGGTTGAGTTCGGAGACAGTGCGCGAACGTTCGATGTCCTTTCTTCCGAAGGAAAGATCATCGAGCGATCCTGCGCTGTTTGGTTTCCTCGCTGCGCATCGGCGCTTTCCGCCGGAGCATAGATACCTAGCTCCCGACGCAGCCGGCCAATCCGGTCCAATTTCCGCACAGGCATGGTCGCTGCTTCCTCATGGAGAAATCGTGGCGATCTGCCAGCGGTCACATTCTGAGCACTTACCTCCTAGAATATTGAGAGTCTGCGACCGCAAATCAGGAACAGAAATATTCCCTCACTTTTAATCTGAAAGGACGCGAGCCCGTCGGAGGGTTGAGTATCGGAGTTAGTCGCCTACGGGCCTGATCCATCACGCTTGACAACTTTTCCCGCCACAGCATGATGGCCGGCAATGGGGGTGGCGATCCCCCCACGAGGCGTCAGCCGAAGCATCGCGTCCCGATTGTCATCAAGGACGCCTTATGCCTGCCTATAACGCCATTGCGGCCAGCAAGCTCGACCGCCTCGTCGGCACCCCTGCCGCCCCTTTGATCATCGATCTGCGCGATCAGCCGCGTGAGATCATCCCCGGATCGATCCCGCGATCCCCCGACAATGCGCTCGACTGGGCCGATCCGGTCGATCAGCCGATCCTGCTGGTCGATGCCGACGGCGCCGGGCCGGCCGCCGCGGTCGCCGCCCTGCTGCGCAGCGACGGGCGGGCGGCTGAGATCCTCGACGGCGGGTTCGAAGCGTGGCGAAGTGCGGGCGGGATAACCGTCTGCCTCGATCACCTGCCGCCGCGCCACGACGATGGCGGCACATGGTGGGTGACGCGCGCGCGGCCGAAGATCGATCGCATCGCTTGCCCCTGGCTGATCCGCCGCTTCGTCGATCCCCAGGCGCGCTTCCTCTACGTCTCGCCCGGCGACGTGCTGAGCGTTGCGGTGTCGCAGGGGGCGGAGCCGTTCGACCTGTCCGACGACCGTGTTTTCTGGAGCCACCGCGACGGGCGCTGCACCTTCGACCTGATGATCGAGGCGTTCGGGCTCGACACGCATGAGCCGCTGACCCGGCTCGCCGCGATCGTGCGCGGGGCGGACACCGACACACTCGATATCGCGCCCGAGGCGGCGGGACTGCTCGCCATCTCGCTGGGCCTGTCGCGCAGCTTCAGCGACGATCATGCGCAGCTCGAAGCGGGCATGGCCGTCTATGACGCGCTCTACCGCTGGTCCCGCGATGCGCAGGGCGAAAAGCACGACTGGACATCGCACCAGCCCGCCCGCGCGCGTTCGTAAGGGGCGGTCATGGCTGACATCGAAAGGGGCGCCACCGCGCCCGCACGCCCCGCGCCGGTGACGTGGGGCCAAGCCTTCTGGGTCTGGCTGCGGATCGCCCTGCTCTCCTTCGGCGGCCCCGCCGGGCAGATCGCGGTTATGCACCGCATCCTGGTCGAGGAGAAACGCTGGATCGGGGAGCATCGCTTCCTCCATGCTCTCAATTACTGCATGCTCCTGCCCGGCCCGGAGGCGCAGCAGCTGGCGACCTATATCGGCTGGCTGATGCACCGGACGAAGGGCGGCGTGATCGCGGGCACCCTGTTCGTCCTGCCCGGCGCGATCGCGATCATGGCGCTGAGCTGGATCTACGTCCTTTTCGGGCAAATCGGCATCGTCTCGGCGCTGTTCTTCGGGCTGAAGGCGGCGGTTCTTGCGGTGGTGGTGCAGGCGGTCCTGCGGATCGGCGGTCGCGCGCTGAAGACGATGGCGTCGCGTATGCTCGCGGCGGCGGCCTTCGTCCTGATCTTCTTCGTCGGGGCACCCTTCCCGCTGATCGTGCTGGGTGCGGGCCTGATCGGCTGGCTGGCGGGTCGACGGGGAGCAGGATTGTTCGCGGGCGGCAGCGGGCATGGTCCTGCGGGCGGCGAGATCGTGCCGGACGCCGAAACCCTGCTGGGCGAGGAATTGCCCGACCATGCCAATCCGTCGTGGCGCGAAACCGCACGGACCGCGATCGTCTGGCTCGCTTTGTGGCTGATCCCGGTCGCCGCGCTGATCGCGCTGCTCGGCCCCGACGACGTGTTTAGTCGGATCGCCACCTTCTTCTCGAAAATGGCGATGGTGACGTTCGGCGGCGCCTATGCGGTGCTGGCCTATGTCGCGCAGCAGGCGGTCGATCATTATGGCTGGCTGGGGCCGAAAGAGATGCTCGATGGCCTCGGCATGGCGGAGACGACGCCAGGGCCGCTGATCATGGTGCTCCAGTTCGTAGGCTTCCTCGGCGCCTATCGCGATCCGGGCGCGCTGTCGCCGCTGGTGGCGGGGACGCTGGGCGGGTTACTGGCGACCTGGGTGACGTTCATGCCCTGCTTCGCTTGGATTTTCCTAGGCGCGCCCTTCGTCGAACGGTTGCGCGGCAATGCCGCCATCGCCGCCGCCCTCTCCGCGATCACGGCGGCAGTGGTCGGCGTGGTGCTGAACCTCGCCATGTGGTTCGCGCTGCATACGCTGTTCCGTGAGACCGCGCCGCTCGCACTGGGGCCGATCCGCTTCGACGCGCCGGTGCTGGAGAGCCTCGATCCCGCCGCCTTCGTCCTCTCGCTGGGTGCGCTCCATGCGATCTTCGTGCTGAGGTGGAGCGTGATCGCCACCCTTGCCGTCACGTCGGTCGCGGGCGTCGCGCTCCACTTTGTCGACTTGTTGAATATTTGAAGGGAGTGAGGCGGCTATAGACCGCCGGTCATGATGCAGGCAGCCTTGCGCCCCATTATCGGCCGTTTAGCCTGGCTCGGTGCGTGCTCAAAACCTGCCGTCCATTGATCTTAGGAAAAGCCGACATTGGTGAGCCGCTTACATCGGGATAAGTCGATGGCTCTTGCCCGCGGGCAACTAATCGGGCATTCCCGATCTATGGATCAGGACTTGGCAATTGCTGCGCTCGCGGCTCTGGCACACTCAACCCGGCTCAACGCCTTCCGCTTGCTTGTTCGGCACGAGCCGGACGGTTTGCCGACAGGTGCGCTGGTCGAGGCAAGTGGGCTAACGCAAAGCACCTTCTCAACCCATCTTGCTGTGCTTGCTAAAGCCGGGCTGGTGATCGCCGAGCGGCAGGGCCGACAGCAGATCCAGCGCGCCAACATTGACATGCTTCGCGCCTTGATGACCTTCCTTGCCAAGGATTGCTGTCAGGGCCGCGCCGAACTCTGCGAGCCCTTGCTCGCCGACCTCGCCTGCTGCTGAAGGACCGGCCGTGACCGAAATCGTCATCTACCATAATCCGGACTGCGGAACGTCGCGCAACGCGCTCGAGCTGATCCGCAATAGCGGCGTCGAGCCCCACGTGATCGAGTACCTGAAGACGCCGCCATCGCGCGCCCTGCTCGTCGAGATGATCGAACGCGCCGGAATGACGCCCCGCGATCTGCTCCGGGAGAAGGGCACGCCCTACGCCGAGCTTGGCCTCGACGATCAAACCCTGAGCGACGAGGCGCTGATCGACGCGATGCTGGAACATCCGATCCTCATCAACCGACCGCTCATCGTGACTCCGCTCGGTGTGAAACTATGCCGTCCGTCCGAAGCGGTGCTCCACATTCTGCCGGACGCGCAACGCGGCGCCTTCGCCAAAGAAGACGGCGAACAGGTCGTCGACGCAGCCGGCCAGCGTGTCAGCGGGACGTGATCCGCCAAGCCCTCCTGTCCGAGGCGCTCGGCAGCCTCATCCTCTTCGCGACGGTCATCGGCTCGGGCATCATGGCTGAGCGACTGGCCACGGGAACGTCGCCATCGCGCTGCTCGGGAACACATTGGCGACCGGTGCGATGCTGTTTGTGCTGATCACCATGCTCGGTCCGGTCTCCGGAGCGCATCTCAATCCGGCTGTCACACTCGTCATGCGCCTGCGCGGCCACGTCAGCACCAGGGTGACTATCAGCTATGTCCTCGCCCAGCTGATCGGTGGCGTTCTCGGCGTCTGGCTCGCCCACCTGATGTTCGACGTCCCGGTTCTGCAGCTGTCGCGTAAGATCCGCATCGGCCCCGGCCAATGGATCGGTGAGGCGGTTGCTACCTTCGGCATCATCGTGACGATCCTCGGCACGGCGAGGATGCGGCCCGAAAGCATCCCGGCTAGCGTCGCGCTCTACATCACGGCCGCCTACTGGTTTACCTCGTCGACCAGCTTCGCCAACCCCGCGATCACCATCGCACGGTCGTTTAGCGACAGCTTCGCCGGCATCGCCCCCGCATGCGTGCCCGGATTCATCGCGGCGCAGATCCTTGGAGCCTTGGCATCGCACTTCGCTGCCGATCTCCTATTCACCGAGAAACCGAAAGGCACCGCATGAACCGCGTCCGCGCCCTATCCAGTCCCAAATATCTGCCGGCGCTCGACCGATCCTTCGTCATCGACCGGCCTGCGTTGGGTCTTGGTGCCGACCAGCCACCGCCACGCATCCTGCTGCTCTACGGTTCCCTCCGCCAGCGCTCCTTTTCGCGCCTCTGCGTCGAGGAGGCGGCCCGTTTGCTCCAGTTATTCGGCGCCGAGACCCGGATTTTCGATCCGTCTGACCTGCCGCTGCCTGAACAAGCGGCGGGCGACGACCACCCCGCCGTGCACGAGCTGCGCGAGCTCTCCCTGTGGAGCGAAGGGCATGTGTGGTGCAGCCCCGAGCGGCATGGCCAGATCACTGGCGTCATGAAGGCTCAGATCGACCACCTACCGTTGGCGATGGGCGGTATGCGCCCAACTCAAGGCCGCACACTCGCCGTCATGCAGGTGTCGGCCGGGTCGCAGTCCTTCAACAGCGTCAATACGCTACGCCTGCTCGGACGCTGGATGCGAATGTTCACGATCCCCAACCAGAGTTCGGTCGCCATGGCCTATAAGGAGTTTGGTGATGACGATCGGATGCGGCCTTCCAGCTATTATGAGCGGATCGTCGACGTGATGGAGGAACTCGTACGGATGACCGTGCTGATGCGCCCGCACGTCGAACAGCTCGTCGACCGCTACTCGGAGCGCAAGGAGGCCGGCATCCCGGCGATGCGCGAGGACCATTCGGCAGTCGCCATCGGACGTTAGATTGACGCTCTGGGCGACGGGTAACAGCGATGGCAGTAACGCGCCCCTAATCAGCCGTTCAGCCAGACTTCGCGCATGCCCGAAATCGGTCGTTAGGGTCCGCGGAGAGACGTTGGAAGAAAGCTTCACCCAGACGATTGAATCTGTAGCCCCGCTCGGGGCTTAGTGCAGCGATATGATCCCATCAACCGCAAGCCATTCGCGCGGCTGAACCATTTGATCG
The Sphingomonas crocodyli genome window above contains:
- a CDS encoding metal-dependent hydrolase; amino-acid sequence: MTDLKLRKIPFVFDDVAFIWNPQDPGFSVMMNKISFLAVGFEKYICRAVQDAEARITDPAVLAEAKAFRAQESIHSLAHKKHLKALIRRYPGLQETLDKVVASYDELYEAHPLEFHLGYVGGLESVFTPFFKLLIDHRDKLFAGGDTRVASLMLWHFCEEIEHRSSGLIIYDHVVGRYLYRIANYRRYMAHSGGLFKMMGEEFVRHIDDVPADILLRNKSDQTLPFKARMQSLAGVLAAQLPWHDPVHEALPDYFAEWTGRYDRGEDMTRTYGATLQAA
- a CDS encoding DoxX family protein, translated to MDIRPEGSSTRVPNLARITIAPIFLFIGMIHLLRPGFFAAMMPPSIPAPHAVIIATGLAELAGAIGLFLPRTRSIAGVMLALYAVCVYPVDINHAVHDLSTGTGAGWLYHYPRLFAQPLICWWALVAGKVGFSLHR
- a CDS encoding epoxide hydrolase family protein, translated to MMSLVQHDAIQPLRLAVPQQQLDDLAARLDMTRWPDRETGEGWFQGVPLDEMKALCNHWRHHYDWRRCEAEINRRGSSTTTIDGLAIHFLHIRSAEPSATPLLLTHGWPGSIVEFLKVIDALADPVRHGGEAADAFHLVIPSIPGYGFSDKPRERGWNIERIARAWAVLMERLGYADYIAQGGDWGAGISQAMGAQAPAGLAAIHLNLPLGFPSEAERGALDPAETAVIAQFTDHQLYNRAYSEVQRTKPQSLGYGLADSPVAQAAWIYEKFFLWTDCGGHPTHVLHYDEILDNIMLYWLTNSGTSAARLYHESSTNFAGHQVTIPVGVSSFPKEILRSTRKWTERLYPRFVSWTEPARGGHFAAFEQPDLFVDELRRFRTALATHLS
- a CDS encoding DUF2147 domain-containing protein — translated: MRHFTVTIALCLAAAPLAAATSAPKPIMGDWITDGGKSIVRIQGCGANMCGRIVKILKPDPAAPKTDTNNPDPALRARPLAALQILTDFVPDSAKWIGSIYDPRSGRTYKSKASLLPDNTLQVEGCIAFFCQGQVWTRAPS
- a CDS encoding chromate resistance protein ChrB domain-containing protein, translating into MPAYNAIAASKLDRLVGTPAAPLIIDLRDQPREIIPGSIPRSPDNALDWADPVDQPILLVDADGAGPAAAVAALLRSDGRAAEILDGGFEAWRSAGGITVCLDHLPPRHDDGGTWWVTRARPKIDRIACPWLIRRFVDPQARFLYVSPGDVLSVAVSQGAEPFDLSDDRVFWSHRDGRCTFDLMIEAFGLDTHEPLTRLAAIVRGADTDTLDIAPEAAGLLAISLGLSRSFSDDHAQLEAGMAVYDALYRWSRDAQGEKHDWTSHQPARARS
- the chrA gene encoding chromate efflux transporter, producing the protein MADIERGATAPARPAPVTWGQAFWVWLRIALLSFGGPAGQIAVMHRILVEEKRWIGEHRFLHALNYCMLLPGPEAQQLATYIGWLMHRTKGGVIAGTLFVLPGAIAIMALSWIYVLFGQIGIVSALFFGLKAAVLAVVVQAVLRIGGRALKTMASRMLAAAAFVLIFFVGAPFPLIVLGAGLIGWLAGRRGAGLFAGGSGHGPAGGEIVPDAETLLGEELPDHANPSWRETARTAIVWLALWLIPVAALIALLGPDDVFSRIATFFSKMAMVTFGGAYAVLAYVAQQAVDHYGWLGPKEMLDGLGMAETTPGPLIMVLQFVGFLGAYRDPGALSPLVAGTLGGLLATWVTFMPCFAWIFLGAPFVERLRGNAAIAAALSAITAAVVGVVLNLAMWFALHTLFRETAPLALGPIRFDAPVLESLDPAAFVLSLGALHAIFVLRWSVIATLAVTSVAGVALHFVDLLNI
- a CDS encoding ArsR/SmtB family transcription factor is translated as MDQDLAIAALAALAHSTRLNAFRLLVRHEPDGLPTGALVEASGLTQSTFSTHLAVLAKAGLVIAERQGRQQIQRANIDMLRALMTFLAKDCCQGRAELCEPLLADLACC
- the arsC gene encoding arsenate reductase (glutaredoxin) (This arsenate reductase requires both glutathione and glutaredoxin to convert arsenate to arsenite, after which the efflux transporter formed by ArsA and ArsB can extrude the arsenite from the cell, providing resistance.), whose amino-acid sequence is MTEIVIYHNPDCGTSRNALELIRNSGVEPHVIEYLKTPPSRALLVEMIERAGMTPRDLLREKGTPYAELGLDDQTLSDEALIDAMLEHPILINRPLIVTPLGVKLCRPSEAVLHILPDAQRGAFAKEDGEQVVDAAGQRVSGT
- the arsH gene encoding arsenical resistance protein ArsH — protein: MNRVRALSSPKYLPALDRSFVIDRPALGLGADQPPPRILLLYGSLRQRSFSRLCVEEAARLLQLFGAETRIFDPSDLPLPEQAAGDDHPAVHELRELSLWSEGHVWCSPERHGQITGVMKAQIDHLPLAMGGMRPTQGRTLAVMQVSAGSQSFNSVNTLRLLGRWMRMFTIPNQSSVAMAYKEFGDDDRMRPSSYYERIVDVMEELVRMTVLMRPHVEQLVDRYSERKEAGIPAMREDHSAVAIGR